GCAGATGCAGGATGCCGTGCGTCGGGAAATCGCCGCCCAGAAAGCCCAGTGCGATCTGGTCATCGGCATGAGCCACTGGGGACGCCAGCAGGAGTTCACCCTGCTTTCCAACGGCGTGCCCGGTCTGGATATCCTCCTGGGGGCCGGCGCGGGCACCCCTGGCCCGGATCTCATCGCCAACAACGGCAAGACCCTGTGGGCGCGCTCCAACGTCAAGGGGTACACCGTCACCATTATCCAGCTCCTGGCCTGGCCCGGCGCGCAGGACCGCTGGCGGCTGGAAGAGAACATCCGGGCCGCCGCACCCGTGCTGGAAGAGCACGTGGCGGACGATCCCACCATCAAGGCCTTGTTCCATCCGCAATCCACCCCCGCTTCATAAGGATGCACCCGTCATGCCTGGCGCCACCCGTCTCCTCGAATTTCACAAGCTCCATGGCTGCGGCAATGATTTCATCTTCATCGATAACCGCACCCTGCAACTCCCGCAGGAACACATGGCGCGCTGGGCCACCATCCTGTGCCAGCGTGCCTTCAGCATCGGGGCGGATGGCCTGATCTTTCTGGAATCCCCTGCCCCGGACCCAGGCTGCGACTACCGCTGGCACTTCTTCAATGCCGACGGCTCCCGCGCCGAGATGTGCGGCAATGCCTCCCGCTGCGCCGCCACCCTGGCCGTGCGGCTGGATCTGGCCGGCCCGGCGCATCGCTTCCTCACCGACGCCGGCCCCATCCTGGCCCAGGTGCTGGAGGAAACCCCCGCCGGCGCACGCGTGAAAGTCCAGCTCACCCCGCCCCATGATCTCTGGCTTGGGGAATCCCTGGCCCTGAACGGCGTTCCCCATACGGTCAACCACGTCAACACCGGGGTGCCCCATGCGGTGGTCATCGTGGACGACGTGTGGAGCGTGGACGTCAGGACCCTGGGCCGGGCCCTGCGCCAGCACGAACGTTTTGCGCCCAAGGGCACCAACGCCAACTTCATTCAGATTGTGGACAACAAATCCATCCTTTTGCGCACCTATGAGCGCGGCGTGGAAGACGAAACCTACGCCTGCGGCACCGGCGCGGCAGCCAGCGCTCTGGTGGCCCAGCAACTGGGCTTTGCCGATGCCGAGGTGCACGTCACCACCACTGGCAAGGAAGTGCTGACCATCACCAGCGACGGCGGACAGGTGTTTCTCACCGGCGCGGCAGCGTATGTCTTTGCCGGCACGCTGGATGCGGCAGCCCTGGGCCTGCCCCGTTAGGGCATTTTAATTTTGAAAAAGGACATTGCGAGAGGGGAAACCTTTTNTTCCAAAACTGTGATAGTGACTTTGAATCACAATAAAAAGTCTTTGGAAAGGGGGCCGGCTATTGAAGGAGGGAAAAACCTTTCTTCAGAAAGATCTTTCCCCGCGAACTCCTTTCAAAGATAACTTGTTCTAGAAAGGATTTCCCCTCCAGGAACCCCTTGCAAAAGCGTCCCGTGCGATGCTAGGCATTGATTTTATATTTTATCTTGATACCGTCTGCAGTCCCCGGCGGCAGGAGGCATGACCATGCAGATTCGCGGCGCCCTCACGGCTCTCGTCACTCCCTTCAAGAACGGCCAGGTGGACGAAGAGGCATACCGTCGCCTCATCGAATGGCAGATCGAACAGGGCATCAACGGCCTTGTTCCCTGCGGCACCACCGGCGAATCCGCCACGCTCTCCCACGAAGAGCACCGTAACGTCATCTCCATTTGCGTGGATCAGGTCAAAGGCCGCGTGCCGGTCATCGCCGGCGCGGGCTCCAACAACACCAAGGAAGCCATCGAGCTTACCCGCCACGCCAAGGAAACCGGCGCCGACGCCGCCCTGCTCATCACGCCCTATTACAACAAACCCACGCAGGAAGGCCTGGTGGCGCACTTCAAGGCCATTGCCGCCGAAGTGTCCATGCCGTTCATCGTTTACAACGTGCCCGGCCGCACCAGCGTGAATCTGCTGCCCAAAACCGTGGCGCGCATGTTCCGCGAGATTCCCGAGGTCAAGGGCATCAAGGAAGCCACGGGCGACCTGAAGCAGGTGAGCGAGGTGATGGAATTCTGCGGGCCGGAATTCATCCTGCTTTCCGGGGACGACTTCACCGTGCTGCCCCTGCTGGCCGTGGGCGGTGTGGGCGTCATCAGCGTGGTGTCCAACATCTGCCCCTCGCAGATGGCCCGGATGTGCACGGCCTTCCAAAGCTGCGACTTTGGCGAAGCCCGCAAGCTCCACTACTTCCTCAACCCGCTGAACCGGGCCATGTTCATCGAAACCAATCCCGTGCCCGCCAAGACCGCCCTGACCAAGATGGGCAAGATCAACTTCGAGGTTCGCCTGCCCATGGTGCCCCTGTCGCCAGAGCACGAACGCGAACTCGACGCCGCCCTGAAAAACGCCGGGCTGGTGTAGCGCCTCCACCCAACCAGGCGGGGGAGCGCGACTCTCCCGCCTGGTTGTTCAAAATGCCTGTTCCCCCGGCTGCCGCTCGTTCTCCCGGCGGGCAGCCCTGAAGGCCTCGGCCAACCCCAGGATGCGCGCGGTGGTGGCGGCATCCTTGCCCAGATCCGGAAAGCGGTGCAGCAGGCCTTCCAGGGTCGCCAGGGCCTCAGCCGCACTGGCCGCCTTGCCGGCCTCCACCACGTCCATGAGCTTGTCCGCCAGCACCACCAGACGTTGTTCCAGTGTTTCAGGACGATAGTCCCCTGGCGGCAAGCCGTACCGCGCGGCTTCTTCCGCAGGCACGCCGCCGCGCACATGCACTTCCATGGTCCGGCAGACGTCCTCTTCCAGGCCCAGCGCCCGACCGAGGCGCGCCCCGACCACGCCATGCAGCACGCCGCCATCCTCGACCTTGCCCAGATCGTGAAACACTGCGCCACGCCGCACACGTTCACGGTCCACGGCCACGTCCTCGCCCAGCTGGTCCACCAGCCACAACGCCGTGGCGGTCACGCGCTCGCTGTGGGCAATCACTTTTTCGCCAAGCCCAGCCTGGCGCAGCATCTGCAATTCATCCAGAAGAATGGGGGATTGAGTCTCGTGCATGCGTTCCTCCGCGTTGGAGTGTCCAATGCCCCCCCATAGCATGCGCCAGCCGTCAGGCAAACCCCCTCCTGTGCCGTGCCAGATGGATAATGGCATTGTGTTAATTTTCACGATCCAGCGGTTGAACGGAATTTTCGCCACCGGCAAATCCGGCCGTCCTGGTCGTGACGTTCGGCAACATGCCGCCCGGCCGACGCATTGCCCACGAATACCGGACCGGAACAACGGCGTGGAAAAGGCTTGGCTTTTTCGAGGAGTCCTGGTACGCAGATTTCGTTCAGGATTTTTTTCACAAGCCGCTGCCATTTCGACCAGCCTGGCACGCACCATAAGGAGATCGCGACATGCCGCAGACACAGCGCATCGCGCCGAACCTCGAATTCATCAAAAACCTGCAGGCCGCGGGTGGCGACACCGTCAAACGCTGCTACCAGTGCGCCACATGCAGCGTGGCGTGCCCGATTTCGCCGCAGGACGGGCCGTTTCCGCGCAAGGAAATGGTCTGGGCGCAATGGGGCCTCAAGGACAAGCTGCTTTCTGACATCGATTTGTGGCTGTGCCACCGCTGCGGCAACTGTTCCGATTTGTGTCCTCGCGGCGCCAAGCCCGGGGATGTGCTGGCTGCGGCCCGCACCATGGTGTATCGTGAGCTGGTGGGCCCCAAGATCGTGGGCGAGTGGATGAGTTCCCCCAAGCATCTGCCCAAGCTCATCGCCATTCCGGCCCTGCTCTTCGCCTTCATCTGGATGATCATGACCGGGTTCGGCATTCCTGAAGGCAAGATCGTCTACGGCAAGCTCTTCCCCGGGGACTACACTATCGACCCCATCTTCACGCTGGCCTTCGCGTTCGTGGCGTACACCTTCTACAAGGGCGTGCGCAAACTTTTTGCAGAGTTCGACAAAGGCCCCAAGACGGTCTTCATCGGCCCCCACCAGAAAGTCGGCTGGCTGCAGGCGGCCAAGGAAGTGGTGCTGGAAGAACTGGTGACCCACAACAAGTGGAAAGAGTGCGGCGATGCCCCTGCCGATCAGGCCCGCTTCAAAGGCCACTTCTACACCTTCTTTGCGTTCATCGCCCTGGCCATCGTCACGAGTGTCATTGCCGTTTCGCACTGGGGGCCGGTGTTCCTGCCCTTCCTGCACTTCCTGGAGCCCATGGGCCACACGCCCCTGCCGCTGTACAACCCCGTGAAGCTGCTGGCCAACGTGGGCGCGGTGATGCTCGTCATCGGCATGGTGGCCCTGACCAAGCGCCGCCTGAATCTGGACAAGGCCAAGAGCGCCTCCAGCTATTCCGATTGGTTCCTGCTCGGCGTCATCTGGGCGGTCACGGTCACGGGCATCGGCAGCCAGCTGCTGCGCTGGGTCAACTGGGCCTCGCTGGCGTACTTTGTGTACTACCTGCACCTGATTGCCGTGTTCATGCTCATTGCGTACCTGCCTTGGTCCAAGCTGGGGCATCTGGTCTATCGCACTGCCGCTCTGGTCTACACCCGCGTCGCCGGCCGGCTGCCCATGCCTGCTGTGGCGGACAGGACCTTCCACGTGTAAGTATTTGATTTTAAGGAGGAGTTTTCCAATGTCCGAAGCTCGTAAAATTTTCCCCATGGCTGCCTTTGCGGCGCTGTTGAAGGGTGTGGAGCAGGAAGCCCAGGCCGCCACGGTCAAGGAACTGCTCTCGTTCATGACCGGCCGCGAAATCTGCGACTGCGGCGTGCCCGTGGCCAGCGCCCTGTGCCGGGCCTACATCTACGAACAGCATCCCGAGCTGGCCCGCATGAAGGGTGGCGAAGTGGTGGCCATGGGCGACAACGTCTCCGTGACCCAGCTGCCCCCCCTGGCCAAGAACGAAGTGGACGCCCTCTTCGCTCGCATGGAAGGCATGATGAAGGCCAAGGACGAGCTGACCACCAAGGTCTCCGCCCTGGAAGTCTCCTTGACCGAAGCCTCCGCCAAGCTGGATGAAACCGCCAAGTCCATGGCCTTCTACAAGGGCAAGGCCGAGGCCTTCGAAGCCGCCGCCAAGGGCGAAGGCGAAAAGGTGCTCGTCACCTCCCAGGCCAAGGTTGAAGAATACATTGGCAAGGTGGACGAACTCTTGAAGATGATCGAAGACGTCAAGAAGCACGGCGTGGTGACCGTGGCCACCGGCGGGGCTGCCCCGGCCGCCGGCGCTGCCGCCGCCCCTGCTGCCGAAGAAGCTGCCGTGCCCGACAGCTTCGGCTTCGGCTCCTCTGCCCCCAGCTCCGACGGCTTCGGCTTCTAGAGCAAGGTATCTTTGAAAGGAGTAGAGCCCCCTTTTGGAAATTGAAGAAAGGTTCTTCCCCCGAACTCCCTTTCAAAAGACTTTTATTTGTAAAAACAGGTTGTTGAAAAGACCCGCAAGGGAGAGGCGTATTTTTCAAGCGGAAAACCCGTTCTGAAAGAAAATCCTTCCCCCACCAGCGTACAACACCCCCTGTCGGCCAGGCCGGCAGGGGGTGTTTTCTTGTGTGCACCGGCGTCAGGGGGCAGCGTCAGGGGGCAGCGTAGGGGACGGCGTCAGGGGGAACGATGCATCAGGACGGCGTCTCGTCGTCCTGGCGGTCAGTGCATGCCTCCGCTTCCAATTCCTTGAGCCGGCAGGCTGCGGCCTTGAGGAACTGTGCCCAGACCAGCTTGAGATATTTCTGATACGCAAGGCTGTGGTGCTGCGGCAGAATCGCCAGGACGGTCAGCCCGGTGTCATTGAGCGTGCGCGCGTCCTCGTGGCGCGGCGCCTCGGGATGGGCCATGTCCGCACGGTCCCAGCGCTGCAGCACCGTATCGCCGCGGCGCAGGAGCACGGTATCGAAGGCCAGATCCCGCACGCCGCTTTCCAGCAAGGCCAGCAACTCGTCCCGATGGCGGCACCGGCTGGCGCGGCGGGTCATGAATTCCATGTAGCTGGCCAGATATTTCATGTGCGGACGGTTTTCCAGCATGGAAGGCAGGCCTTCGCGCATGTACAGCCGCAGCACCAGCACCATCAGTCCCAGCAGCACCAGACCGGAAAACGCGATGTATCCCAGGAAAAAATCCGCCTTTTGCCCAAGGATCAACGTCAGGGTCATGGCGGAAAGCAAGGCGCTGAAGGAGTACAGGATGGCCACCACGCCGCGGGGATGGCCCACGGTTTCCATAAGTCGATGATGCAGATGGTCCGTGTCCGGCAGAAAAATGCGCCGCCCCGAGAGCCCCCGGCGCATGATGGAGAGCGCCACATCCAGCAACGCGATGCCGAACGGCAGAAACGGCGCCAGCAGCATCACCAGGGCGCCGGAGCGTTGCCCGGCCGTGGTGGCGGCGGAGCTGCTGGCCATGGCCCCCAGCAGAAATCCCAGAAACAGGCTGCCGCCGTCGCCCATGAAGATGGAGGCCGGCGGAAAGTTGAACACCAGAAAGGCCAGCACCGCCCCGGCCACGCCAAAGCCGGTGGCCGCGGCAAAGGGGTCGCCCTTGGCCAGTCCGATCACCCCTGTCACCAGGGCGGCGAAAAAGCAGATGCCGCCGGCAAGGCCGTCGATGCCGTCGATGAGGTTCACGGCATTGGTGATGGTCAGGATCATCAGGGCAAACAGCGGTGCACCCAGCCAGCCAAAGTGCACCGGTCCCACAAACGGGATGGTGGCCACGGTGATGGTATGCCCGCCAACCAGCAGGATGCCCACGCCCACCAGCTCGCCCAGCAGCTTGTTGCGCCAGCCGAGGTGGAGCTTGTCGTCCAGGGTGCCCAGGGCGCACATCCACAGGGAGCCGAGCATCAGGGAGCCCATCTGCCAGGGGTCCGGATGCAGCCTGTGCCCTGCCCCGCCGCTGAGGAACAGGTGGAAAAAGCCCCAGGCCGCCAGCACACCCAGCAGCATGGCGGCGCCTCCCAGCAGGGGAACAGGGCGGGCGTGGCAGCTGTGGCCGCCGGGATAGCTGACGATATCAAACCGCTCGGCCAGGCGCTTCGCCAGGGGGACGGCGCACAAGGTCGTCAGAAAGCCGATGCCTCCGGCGAGGGCCACAAGCAGGGCGATGTTCATGGGGAATATTCCAAAACCCTTGCGCGAGGTGTTGAATCGGCCGTCACAACAGCCCAACCTGCCGGCATGCTGCAACAGTCCTTCCGGGCCGTGGGGAACGTCAGTATCGGATTCCGCTACCTACACACCGCCACGAATTCCGTAAAGTGCTGAAAGGGGCTGCAAATTTGTCATTTCCCGCTCCGATGGCCGTACCTTGGCGTAATATTGCATTTTTCTTGACATGGCTCAACTTCCACGCAAGAGGAGAAGAGGAAAAACAACAATGCACAACAGCAGCTGCGACGAACGCCTCTCCCTGCGCGAGATCAGCCGGCGGCTGGGGATCCCGCCGTCCAGCGTCTCCTATTATAAGGATCGGTTCGGGGCCTATATTCCGACGTGTCCGCCCGGGAATGGTGCTTCCGCCTCCTCCTCCCGCATCGCGTATCCGCTCGAAGCTCTCCAGATTTTCAAGGAGATTCGCGACATGTACACCCAGCACTGGACCACCGACGCCATAGAACAGGATCTGGCGGCCAAACTGTACGGCATGCATGATCCGCAATCCTCCGCCAATCACGCCGCATCCTCCGTGCTGGAGCGACTTTCCCAGGTGCTGGAAACCCAGGGTGCCATGCGACGCGAGCTTGAGCTCCTGCGCGACGAGGTGACCTCCCTGCGTGCCAAGGCCCGGGATCTGGACGCCCAGGTGTTTGAGGAACGCTCCCAGCGCGTGGCCCTGGCCCTGGAGGTGGCCGAACTGCGAGATGCCCTGCATGATGCCCTGCACGATCGAAAACGCCAGGAAGAGACCACCCAGCAGAGCCGCCGCAGCCGAAATACCGAGGCGCCGCACCTGGATTTGCCCCTGGTCATCCGCACGGCAGCCAACGAATACCTGGGCGTGGTGGGCCGTACCAAGCCCTTCAGCCTGCGCGATTTCATGCATCTGGTGGAACACGGCAGCTCGCGCCGCGGCCAAGTGGCACTTTCCTGGCAAAACCATCCGCCCTGCTGGGTGCTGCTGCTTTCCGCCAACGACCCGGACACCGGCCATCCCCGCCGCCACCGCATGGAGGTGGCCCGCGTCACCACCCCCAGCGGCAACGAGGTGATGCAGATCACCCGGCTGGCCATGGACGGCGTGAACGCGCCCGAGCCGTTTCTGCTGGTGCTCTTCCGCAAGATCAAGGAAGAGTTCGACGGGTGACCAGGGGATCCCACCGAAGCCCCCAGGCAAATGCGGTCCCCTTTTTTGTGCAAGTCTGCACAGAACGCGATGCCACCCGTGCATGCACCATGTTCGACAACGTCTTTTGACGCGTTGTGCCGGACCATCGCACCTGTCGTTCCATGCACTCTCCCACTGCAACACCTCCTGCACACGTCCCGCAGCCGCGTCAGGACTCCTTCGGCATCCACAGTCATACATGGTGACGCCGCAGGCATCATTGCGCCCGGCGATGCCCAGACAGTGCAGATCCATCAACCTAACGGGGAAGATTCACGACGCTTTTTCGTGCATGATCATTCTAGATATTGTCTTGATCTGACCAGGGAAATGCGCTACATGAAAGCTGCGCTGTGGACCGGGTGAAATGGTGAGGGCTCCACGGCGATCACCTTGCATCCTGCAGTCGGACCCGCTCAGGCAGTCCATAAGCCAAGGGGGAGCACATGCCACAAGTGGCTGCGCGAATCACGCCCACGCATGAGCAGTGGCTCAAGGAGTTTTTCAAAACCAAGAGCGCCGGCGCGGAGTTTATTCTCCCCTGGGCCGTGGATACGTTTTATCGCGCGTTGAACAATATCAAGGCCATGTTCTCCACTGCGGAACTCAAGACCATTGTGGATGCCCACAAGGACGTGCGCCTGCTGCCGGACCAAAGCCGTCTGGCGTATTTGCAGTTGCGCATTGCAGACGCCTGCGAGCTGGACATGCTGCACACGCGCCATGGCTCCTCCCCTGCCGCACTGGAAGCCAAACTGAAAAAACTGGACGACACCCAGGCCACCGCCCTGATGATCTGGGCCACGGCGTTCTGGGTGAGCAAGGAATTCGAGAACCTGGGCCTCGACGAATATATCAAAGGCTAACATTTCCGCTGGCGTTTATCCCCCCCGCTGGAGTGCAGCATGCTGAGGATCGGCGAACTTGAAATGGAGTTGGATGTCGTTTCTGCCTTCTTCCATGCCCTCAAATGGTTCCTGTTCACCATCCTCACCCTGGGTCTGGCCGCGTTTCTGTATCCCTACGCCCTGACCGCCTTCTGCATCAATCGCACCCGCCTGGTGGATCACACCGGCCGCGTTCGCCGGCTGGTGTGCGATCTGGATGTCGCCTCCCGCCTCGGACACGCCCTGCTGTGGTTTGTGCTGGCGTGCCTCACCTTCGGGCTGGCGTATTTCGTGTATCTGTACCGCGTGGCCAAGTTCGTGGCCGAGCACACCCAGGTGGTGGAAGACGCCTGACCTGCGACAGCGGCAGACGGACACGCGGGACTTCCCGCTGCGGCGCCGTTGCGGAATCGCCGCAGCACCTTCGCCAACAATCGAGGCATATTGTCCTTGCCTGGGTGCGGCGCAAGGCGTAGTGCTTTGCGAACGCCAGCCTGGGATCATGGGACCCCGGTCTGGCGTATTTTTCCTGGGGTTTCCAGCAAGGATCTGTTCGCATGGCGCTTCCACTGCTCAAAATCATCCTTTCCTTTGCGGTCATTCTCCTTTTTCTCCGGCTGCGCATCCATCTGGGCCTGGCCATTCTGGCCGGCAGCGCCTTTCTGGCTGTGGCCTTCGGCCATGGCGTGACGTTCTGGTGCAGCAACGCCGTGGCTGGCATCCTGGACGGGCAAACGCTGCTTCTGGCCGCCATTGTGACGAGCATCCTCATTTTTTCCGACGTGTACGAGAAAAGCGGCATGTCCGGCAGGTTGCTGGAGTCGTTGCAGGGCATGCAACGCTGGCCCCGGGTGTCGCTGGCGTTTTTTCCGGCCCTCATCGGCCTGCTGCCCATGCCGGGCGGGGCGATCTTTTCCGCGCCCATGATTGGCCACATCGGCGAGCGCGTCGGGGCTCCGGTGAACGACCGCGCCCTGCTGAACTACTGGTACCGCCACATCTGGGAGCTGTGCTGGCCGCTGTATCCGGGCATCATCCTGGCCTCCAGCCTGTCCGGCATTCCGGTGCTGACGCTGACCGCGCACATGGCGGTGGGGCCTGTGGCCTGCCTGCTGCTGGGCTATCTGTTTTTCATGCGGCAGGGCGCGCTGACGCTTGCCGCACATACACCGGCCGCCGCTGCGCCGTTCTCCTGGCGGACGACGGGGATGAACGCCCTGCCCCTGGCCATTGCCATCTGCGGCTCCGTGGTGCTGGAGCTGCTGCTTTCCCATGTGCAATGGGTCACGCCGGAACTCGGCATCCTGGCGGCCCTGTTTGCCGGCATCGCC
This sequence is a window from Megalodesulfovibrio gigas DSM 1382 = ATCC 19364. Protein-coding genes within it:
- a CDS encoding DUF401 family protein — protein: MALPLLKIILSFAVILLFLRLRIHLGLAILAGSAFLAVAFGHGVTFWCSNAVAGILDGQTLLLAAIVTSILIFSDVYEKSGMSGRLLESLQGMQRWPRVSLAFFPALIGLLPMPGGAIFSAPMIGHIGERVGAPVNDRALLNYWYRHIWELCWPLYPGIILASSLSGIPVLTLTAHMAVGPVACLLLGYLFFMRQGALTLAAHTPAAAAPFSWRTTGMNALPLAIAICGSVVLELLLSHVQWVTPELGILAALFAGIAYVQRSTRLPLALVRRAAFSKQNGVLLAIVGSIFIYKQMLAATGAISAISVSGAGLTTVLLCATLLPFLVGVVSGITMAFVGSTFPIILLTAQHVGLQEHTLAFVALGLFSGFVGVMISPLHICFVLSCQFFGVNSMTIWKRLVAPCMLLFAFGVAYFVILYWH
- a CDS encoding DUF6693 family protein — protein: MLRIGELEMELDVVSAFFHALKWFLFTILTLGLAAFLYPYALTAFCINRTRLVDHTGRVRRLVCDLDVASRLGHALLWFVLACLTFGLAYFVYLYRVAKFVAEHTQVVEDA
- the qmoC gene encoding quinone-interacting membrane-bound oxidoreductase complex subunit QmoC; the protein is MPQTQRIAPNLEFIKNLQAAGGDTVKRCYQCATCSVACPISPQDGPFPRKEMVWAQWGLKDKLLSDIDLWLCHRCGNCSDLCPRGAKPGDVLAAARTMVYRELVGPKIVGEWMSSPKHLPKLIAIPALLFAFIWMIMTGFGIPEGKIVYGKLFPGDYTIDPIFTLAFAFVAYTFYKGVRKLFAEFDKGPKTVFIGPHQKVGWLQAAKEVVLEELVTHNKWKECGDAPADQARFKGHFYTFFAFIALAIVTSVIAVSHWGPVFLPFLHFLEPMGHTPLPLYNPVKLLANVGAVMLVIGMVALTKRRLNLDKAKSASSYSDWFLLGVIWAVTVTGIGSQLLRWVNWASLAYFVYYLHLIAVFMLIAYLPWSKLGHLVYRTAALVYTRVAGRLPMPAVADRTFHV
- a CDS encoding HD domain-containing protein, which produces MHETQSPILLDELQMLRQAGLGEKVIAHSERVTATALWLVDQLGEDVAVDRERVRRGAVFHDLGKVEDGGVLHGVVGARLGRALGLEEDVCRTMEVHVRGGVPAEEAARYGLPPGDYRPETLEQRLVVLADKLMDVVEAGKAASAAEALATLEGLLHRFPDLGKDAATTARILGLAEAFRAARRENERQPGEQAF
- a CDS encoding glycosyltransferase family 4 protein, whose protein sequence is MNIALLVALAGGIGFLTTLCAVPLAKRLAERFDIVSYPGGHSCHARPVPLLGGAAMLLGVLAAWGFFHLFLSGGAGHRLHPDPWQMGSLMLGSLWMCALGTLDDKLHLGWRNKLLGELVGVGILLVGGHTITVATIPFVGPVHFGWLGAPLFALMILTITNAVNLIDGIDGLAGGICFFAALVTGVIGLAKGDPFAAATGFGVAGAVLAFLVFNFPPASIFMGDGGSLFLGFLLGAMASSSAATTAGQRSGALVMLLAPFLPFGIALLDVALSIMRRGLSGRRIFLPDTDHLHHRLMETVGHPRGVVAILYSFSALLSAMTLTLILGQKADFFLGYIAFSGLVLLGLMVLVLRLYMREGLPSMLENRPHMKYLASYMEFMTRRASRCRHRDELLALLESGVRDLAFDTVLLRRGDTVLQRWDRADMAHPEAPRHEDARTLNDTGLTVLAILPQHHSLAYQKYLKLVWAQFLKAAACRLKELEAEACTDRQDDETPS
- the dapF gene encoding diaminopimelate epimerase; this encodes MPGATRLLEFHKLHGCGNDFIFIDNRTLQLPQEHMARWATILCQRAFSIGADGLIFLESPAPDPGCDYRWHFFNADGSRAEMCGNASRCAATLAVRLDLAGPAHRFLTDAGPILAQVLEETPAGARVKVQLTPPHDLWLGESLALNGVPHTVNHVNTGVPHAVVIVDDVWSVDVRTLGRALRQHERFAPKGTNANFIQIVDNKSILLRTYERGVEDETYACGTGAAASALVAQQLGFADAEVHVTTTGKEVLTITSDGGQVFLTGAAAYVFAGTLDAAALGLPR
- the dapA gene encoding 4-hydroxy-tetrahydrodipicolinate synthase, with the protein product MQIRGALTALVTPFKNGQVDEEAYRRLIEWQIEQGINGLVPCGTTGESATLSHEEHRNVISICVDQVKGRVPVIAGAGSNNTKEAIELTRHAKETGADAALLITPYYNKPTQEGLVAHFKAIAAEVSMPFIVYNVPGRTSVNLLPKTVARMFREIPEVKGIKEATGDLKQVSEVMEFCGPEFILLSGDDFTVLPLLAVGGVGVISVVSNICPSQMARMCTAFQSCDFGEARKLHYFLNPLNRAMFIETNPVPAKTALTKMGKINFEVRLPMVPLSPEHERELDAALKNAGLV